The Vicia villosa cultivar HV-30 ecotype Madison, WI linkage group LG1, Vvil1.0, whole genome shotgun sequence genome includes a region encoding these proteins:
- the LOC131619703 gene encoding uncharacterized protein LOC131619703 translates to MSLWLYDFLRLHFHLTTQWPILIYAVTWVTALTMTVAVASFSSEVAFVFAISPSNKCNGNEIRVPLDVPGDTFCIPAQLFAKSKVDLIVPPVFAALTVASSACVVRAVGLWEDG, encoded by the coding sequence ATGTCTTTATGGCTCTATGATTTCCTTCGTTTGCACTTTCATCTCACGACACAATGGCCTATACTAATATATGCTGTCACTTGGGTTACAGCACTGACAATGACAGTGGCAGTGGCCTCATTTTCCTCTGAGGTTGCTTTTGTCTTTGCCATTTCACCATCTAACAAGTGCAATGGTAATGAAATTAGAGTTCCATTGGATGTTCCAGGAGACACATTCTGTATCCCTGCTCAGCTATTTGCCAAGTCTAAAGTTGATCTCATTGTTCCACCCGTTTTTGCAGCACTCACTGTGGCTTCATCAGCTTGCGTTGTTCGAGCTGTGGGCTTGTGGGAGGATGGATGA
- the LOC131658398 gene encoding exocyst complex component EXO70H1-like produces MKIFCLNPKTPSFSIYRNSSPSSISSSSTTTTPSIRKATARIEAAKALISKWNSETSDYAKVTSLFYVNKDEAIQYIQCVNHLQRAMHSLLKLEPFSQKLIHAQNLMQIAMKRLQKEFYQILSANRAHLDPESVGSSDTSFSSYDYGGEEKDTGTAAERISEVERVSCDMVDDLRIIADCMVSNGYAKECVKVYTKVRKSIIDESIYKLNVEERSFSKVNKMDWKILEMKIKSWLEAVRISVRTLFIGERNFCDGIFASRSMREACFGEISRDGAILLFRFPELVTKSKKSMPDMIFLVLDMYTAITVLLPEIESIFLFDSTAAVKSQAYNSQQRLAESVRKILSEFEYTMLKNTSKLTANLGEFHSLTTRTMQYLTRLADYNHVLSEIFLDIRPSSMTSALPESYSYSLELSNNMTDISIGFSVQMTRLIEVLLSEIDRKSNQCMDLSLCYLCLANNLWHVVEKIRATNLQDVLGDDWLLRHISKVKRLMENYERVAWDEVFSSLPENPTTISVAEVRGVFMKFSLEFERAYQKQNSFVVPESEFREDIRASLERKLIPIYRELYDTYGRIMAGRSLTEMNECVVFTPEDVQKFLGNLFSCGKV; encoded by the coding sequence atgaaaatattttgcTTGAATCCTAAAACACCGTCGTTTTCAATATACCGAAACAGTTCACCATCCTCAATATCAAGTTCATCTACAACCACAACTCCTTCAATCAGAAAAGCTACAGCACGCATAGAAGCAGCAAAAGCGCTTATATCAAAATGGAACTCCGAAACTTCAGATTACGCCAAAGTAACTTCTCTCTTCTACGTCAACAAAGACGAAGCCATTCAATACATTCAGTGTGTTAACCACCTTCAAAGAGCAATGCATTCGTTACTCAAACTAGAGCCATTTTCGCAGAAACTCATCCATGCACAAAACCTAATGCAAATTGCCATGAAGAGACTACAGAAAGAGTTCTACCAGATATTATCCGCGAACCGGGCTCACCTTGATCCCGAATCCGTTGGATCCTCCGACACTTCCTTCAGTTCTTACGACTATGGAGGAGAGGAAAAAGATACTGGAACTGCAGCGGAACGTATCTCCGAAGTCGAACGTGTTTCTTGTGACATGGTTGATGATTTGAGAATTATTGCTGATTGTATGGTTTCTAATGGTTACGCAAAGGAATGTGTAAAGGTTTATACTAAAGTGAGAAAATCAATTATTGATGAAAGCATTTATAAACTCAACGTGGAGGAACGAAGCTTCTCGAAGGTGAATAAGATGGATTGGAAAATTCTTGAGATGAAAATCAAGAGTTGGTTAGAGGCGGTTAGGATTTCAGTGAGAACACTCTTCATCGGAGAGAGAAATTTCTGCGATGGGATTTTCGCTTCTAGATCCATGAGAGAAGCTTGCTTTGGTGAGATATCGAGAGATGGAGCTATTCTTTTGTTCAGATTTCCTGAACTCGTCaccaaatcaaagaaatcaatgcCAGATATGATTTTCCTTGTGCTCGACATGTACACTGCAATCACCGTGTTGTTGCCGGAGATTGAATCGATCTTCTTGTTTGATTCAACCGCAGCTGTTAAATCTCAAGCATACAATTCGCAACAACGACTCGCGGAGTCGGTAAGGAAGATACTCTCAGAATTCGAATACACAATGTTGAAGAACACTTCCAAATTGACGGCGAATCTCGGGGAATTTCATTCTCTGACGACTCGAACAATGCAGTACCTCACTCGTCTTGCAGATTACAATCATGTGCTCTCTGAAATATTCTTGGACATTCGTCCGTCGTCGATGACATCTGCATTGCCGGAATCTTATTCATACAGTCTAGAATTATCCAACAACATGACGGATATTTCAATCGGATTTTCAGTTCAAATGACTCGGCTGATTGAAGTTCTTCTTTCCGAAATCGACAGAAAATCAAATCAATGTATGGATCTATCGTTGTGTTATCTATGTCTCGCAAACAATCTCTGGCACGTCGTGGAAAAGATACGTGCGACGAATTTACAAGATGTTCTGGGGGATGATTGGTTGTTGAGGCACATATCAAAGGTGAAAAGGTTGATGGAGAACTACGAGAGGGTAGCGTGGGATGAAGTTTTTTCCTCATTGCCGGAAAATCCAACAACAATATCAGTGGCGGAGGTGAGAGGGGTGTTTATGAAATTTAGTCTGGAATTCGAGAGAGCTTATCAGAAACAGAATTCATTTGTCGTGCCAGAATCGGAATTTCGCGAAGATATAAGAGCGTCTCTAGAGAGAAAACTAATTCCGATTTATCGCGAGTTGTATGATACATATGGGAGGATTATGGCAGGAAGATCACTTACTGAAATGAATGAATGTGTTGTTTTTACGCCTGAAGATGTTCAGAAATTCCTGGGGAATCTCTTCTCATGTGGAAAAGTTTAG